A single genomic interval of Hevea brasiliensis isolate MT/VB/25A 57/8 chromosome 4, ASM3005281v1, whole genome shotgun sequence harbors:
- the LOC110658574 gene encoding uncharacterized protein LOC110658574, giving the protein MGNCLRRESSMQWGGEDWGSPVPDRFYSTNTRHGSSRHDKVMYVEEEELHGDDKRLLTSSTSSSTEVKIKITKKQLEELLGRVDMKELSVKQVLAQLMIEVGSDRCESHQRSWRPNLQSIPE; this is encoded by the coding sequence ATGGGAAATTGTTTACGCCGTGAATCGTCTATGCAATGGGGCGGCGAAGACTGGGGCTCACCGGTGCCGGACCGTTTTTACTCTACTAATACAAGACATGGAAGCAGCAGGCACGACAAGGTCATGTACGTAGAAGAGGAGGAGCTTCATGGAGACGACAAACGCTTATTAACGTCTTCAACCTCGTCGAGTACAGAAGTAAAGATCAAGATTACAAAGAAACAGCTTGAGGAGTTACTGGGTAGGGTTGACATGAAAGAATTATCAGTAAAACAAGTTTTGGCTCAGTTGATGATAGAAGTCGGCTCCGATCGATGTGAGTCGCATCAACGGTCGTGGAGGCCTAATCTGCAGAGTATTCCTGAGTGA